Genomic window (Alteromonas pelagimontana):
AGGTAGATTTAACCGTGAGTTATGACGTACCGCAAGTAGAAGGTTTAACTTTATTCTTAAACGGTATCAACATTACCAACGAATATTTGCGTCAAAGCGGTCGCAGCGAAGCGCAGGTGTTAAACGTAACGCAACAGGGCGCCCGTTATAACTTAGGTGTACGCTATACATTCTAATTTAACTTAGAATATTAATAGCAGCTTGATCAAGGCCGCTGAATCAAATTGGTTCATGTGGCCTTTTTTCCTAAAGGCTTTTACTGTTAACTCACTCTTTGGTTAATTCTTAAATGCATAGGTGTTATAAAACCAGCAAAGTGTGACAACCATGAAAGGCAAAACATGCAAAAAGGCTTTAGGAAAAATTAAAACTCAGGTAACGCAGTATGAGTGACAAAATTAACAACATTGTTATCGTCGGGGGCGGTTCCGCAGGATGGTTAACCGCAGGCGTACTTGCCGCTGAGTATAACACGCAAGGCGATGATGCCATTAATATCACCTTGGTGGAGTCAGATATTGTCGCGCCTGTGGGTGTGGGTGAAGGAACATGGCCCTCCATGCGTGCCACTTTAGAAAAAATGGGCATTAGCGAAACCGAGTTTCTTCTTGAGTGCGACGCCAGTTTTAAACAAGGCTCACAGTTTAACAACTGGCTAAATGGCAACGACCATTACTTTCATCCCTTTACCTTACCGATAGGTAATCAAGAATTAGATATTGCTCCATACTGGCAAGTCTATAAAGACAAAATCAGTTTTGCTAATGCCGTTTGTCCACAAGGACACTTAAGCGAAAGGCATCTGGCGCCAAAACAAATTTCCACTGCTGAATATTCCTATGCCGCCAATTACGGTTATCATCTTGATGCTGCAAAGTTAGGCGCCTTTTTACAAAAGCATTGCACTCAGAAATTAGGCGTAAAGCAGGTTATTGACCATGTCACGCACATCACTAGCGCCGAAAACGGCGATATTGCGTCTATTGCTACTGCCAAACATGGCGAGCTTATCGGTGATTTATTTATTGATTGCACAGGCAGTCAGTCGCTGTTGTTAGGGCAGCATTTCAAGGTACCTTTTGTTGATTGTAAACATACTTTATTTAATGATTCAGCGCTGGCAGCCCATGTGCCTTATGCCAGCGAAAATAGCCCTATCAATTCTTTTACCCACTCAACAGCCCAAACAGCAGGTTGGATATGGGATATTGGTTTGCCTTCGCGCCGCGGTGTTGGCCATACCTATTCTAGCGAACATATTTCTGACGATAGCGCAGAGCAACAGCTGCGCCAATATATTGCTCAGACAGCAAGCCAGCAAGTAAGCGAATCTGTGGCGGTGCGAAAAATAAGCTTTCAACCTGGCTATCGAAGCAAGTTCTGGCAAAATAACTGTGTTGCAATTGGCTTGTCTGCTGGGTTCATTGAACCTCTGGAAGCTTCAGCTTTAGCCTTAGTTGAATTATCTGCCAAAATGTTGAGTGAGCAATTGCCTGGAACTCAACAGGATATGGAAATTGTTGCAAAACGATTTAACCAGAAATTTTCCCAGCGTTGGCAAAATATTATCGATTTTCTTAAACTGCATTACGTACTGAGTAAAAGAACGGATTCAGCCTACTGGCAGGATAACCGCGACAATCAAACCATTCCCGAGTCGTTACAGCAACTGCTGACTCTTTGGCAGTATCAGCCACCTAGCCACTACGATATTCCGCAAAC
Coding sequences:
- a CDS encoding tryptophan halogenase family protein, with the translated sequence MSDKINNIVIVGGGSAGWLTAGVLAAEYNTQGDDAINITLVESDIVAPVGVGEGTWPSMRATLEKMGISETEFLLECDASFKQGSQFNNWLNGNDHYFHPFTLPIGNQELDIAPYWQVYKDKISFANAVCPQGHLSERHLAPKQISTAEYSYAANYGYHLDAAKLGAFLQKHCTQKLGVKQVIDHVTHITSAENGDIASIATAKHGELIGDLFIDCTGSQSLLLGQHFKVPFVDCKHTLFNDSALAAHVPYASENSPINSFTHSTAQTAGWIWDIGLPSRRGVGHTYSSEHISDDSAEQQLRQYIAQTASQQVSESVAVRKISFQPGYRSKFWQNNCVAIGLSAGFIEPLEASALALVELSAKMLSEQLPGTQQDMEIVAKRFNQKFSQRWQNIIDFLKLHYVLSKRTDSAYWQDNRDNQTIPESLQQLLTLWQYQPPSHYDIPQTEALFPTASFQYILYGMGFESGDVLGRKRKNKAAQAERLFAENMQHSKHLLAALPGNRELLNKIKKYGLPKI